The Erigeron canadensis isolate Cc75 chromosome 4, C_canadensis_v1, whole genome shotgun sequence genome window below encodes:
- the LOC122595824 gene encoding cysteine--tRNA ligase 2, cytoplasmic-like → MAAEKELYIYNTMTKQKEKFTPIVPGNVSMYICGVTSYDFSHIGHARAYIAFDVLFRYLKHLGYEVKYVRNFTDVDDKIIKKANELSEDPLSLSARFCEEFLVDMADLQCLPPSEQPRVSDHMDQIRDLIERIISNDCAYALDGDVYFAVDNFPSYGRLSGRKLEDNRAGERITVDSRKRNPADFALWKAAKPGEISWDSPWGPGRPGWHIECSAMSAAYLTEKFDIHGGGMDLIFPHHENEIAQSCAACPNSSINYWMHNGFVTANDEKMSKSVGNFFTIREVTKAYHPLALRHFLMGTHYRSPVNYSIAQIEISSESVFYIYQTLEDCENAITQFKEELQTSGRKYIATDATQEGVKKLRCHFEQKMCDDLHTPTLLNAALIEALRLMNTNLSMLKKKLQKPQKLAYVQSLVELEKEIKVVLDVLGLLSSLRYTEVLNQLKEKALKRAGLTEEDILKRIEERSSARKSKDFKLGDQIRHALTLKGIALMDVGKDTIWRPCIPEEPDTPLDGEAQGPTNTPGTL, encoded by the exons ATGGCTGCTGAaaaagagttatatatatacaatacaatgaCCAAACAAAAGGAAAAATTCACTCCAATTGTTCCCGGAAATGTCTCTATGTATATCTGTGGCGTTACTTCTTATGACTTTTCTCATATTGGTCACGCTCGTGCTTACATTGCCTTTGATGTCCTTTTTCG GTACTTGAAGCACCTGGGCTATGAAGTCAAGTATGTTCGAAATTTCACAGATGTAGATGACAAG ATTATCAAAAAAGCCAATGAGCTTAGCGAGGACCCATTATCTTTGAGTGCGCGGTTTTGCGAAGAGTTTCTTGTTGATATGGCGGATCTTCAGTGCTTGCCACCTAGTGAGCAACCCCGTGTTTCAGATCATATGGATCAAATAAGGGATTTGATTGAAAGG ATAATTAGCAATGATTGTGCTTACGCTCTTGATGGGGATGTGTATTTTGCTGTTGATAATTTTCCGAGTTATGGGCGGCTATCAGGAAGAAAGCTTGAAGACAATAGGGCTGGTGAGCGGATTACTGTTGATTCAAGGAAGCGGAATCCAGCTGATTTTGCCTTGTGGAAG GCTGCTAAGCCAGGGGAGATTAGTTGGGACAGTCCTTGGGGTCCCGGAAGACCAGGATGGCACATCGAGTGCAGTGCTATGAGCGCAGCCTATTTAACTGAAAAGTTTGATATCCATGGTGGTGGGATGGATCTGATATTTCCTCACCATGAAAATGAAATTGCCCAGAGTTGTGCCGCATGCCCAAATAGCAGCATCAATTACTGGATGCACAATGGATTCGTCACAGCTAATGATGAAAAAATGTCTAAATCAGTTGGAAACTTCTTCACTATTCGCGAG GTCACCAAGGCTTACCATCCGCTTGCCTTGAGGCATTTTTTGATGGGGACACATTATCGGTCTCCTGTCAATTACTCAATTGCTCAAATCGAGATTTCCTCCGAGTctgtcttttatatatatcag ACCTTGGAAGACTGTGAGAATGCCATCACACAGTTTAAAGAAGAGCTCCAAACTAGTGGCAGGAAATATATTGCTACGGATGCTACCCAAGAAGGCGTTAAGAAGCTGAGATGTCACTTTGAACAAAAGATGTGCGATGATTTGCACACACCTACTCTACTGAACGCTGCTCTTATAGAGGCCCTAAGACTGATGAACACAAATTTGTCCATGCTCAAG AAGAAGCTTCAAAAGCCACAAAAGCTGGCTTACGTTCAGTCACTTGTTGAGTTggagaaagaaataaaagtcGTTTTGGATGTGTTAGGACTTTTATCCTCTTTAAGATATACTGAG GTTCTGAATCAGTTAAAAGAGAAAGCATTAAAGAGGGCTGGATTAACTGAAGAAGATATATTGAAACGAATAGAGGAACGCTCATCGGCCAGGAAGAGTAAAGATTTTAAGTTAGGTGATCAGATCAGGCACGCTTTGACTTTAAAGGGAATCGCACTGATGGATGTTGGCAAGGACACCATTTGGCGCCCGTGTATTCCTGAAGAACCAGACACCCCATTAGATGGTGAAGCGCAAGGCCCAACAAACACACCAGGGACTCTCTGA